A window of the Synechococcus sp. M16.1 genome harbors these coding sequences:
- a CDS encoding 2-isopropylmalate synthase: MAKDPGRVLIFDTTLRDGEQSPGASLNLEEKLAIAQQLARLGVDVIEAGFPFASPGDFAAVQRIAQQVGGDNGPIICGLARASRADIKACADAVAPAPRRRIHTFIATSDIHLEHKLRKSRADVLGIVPEMVSYARSLVEDVEFSCEDAGRSDPEFLYEVIEAAIAAGATTINIPDTVGYTTPSEFGALIAGINQHVPNIGDAVISVHGHNDLGLAVANFLEAVKNGARQLECTINGIGERAGNASLEELVMALHVRRRYYNPFFGREEDSPTPLTAVRTEEITKTSRLVSNLTGMVVQPNKAIVGANAFAHESGIHQDGVLKNRLTYEIIDAQTVGLSDNRISLGKLSGRSAVRARLEELGYDLTREDLDEAFARFKELADRKREITDRDLEAIVSEQVQQPEARFQLKLVQVSCGSSLRPTATVTLSDEEGSETTGSAVGTGPVDAVCRALNDLAGVPNELIEFSVKSVTEGIDAMGDVTIRLRRNGALYSGHAADTDVVVAAAMAFVNALNRLVAGEERQSLHPQKDPVVLETRPTL, encoded by the coding sequence ATGGCCAAGGACCCCGGTCGCGTCCTGATTTTTGACACCACCCTGCGGGATGGTGAGCAGTCGCCCGGGGCGAGCCTCAACCTGGAGGAAAAGCTGGCCATTGCCCAGCAGCTGGCCCGGCTCGGTGTGGATGTGATCGAGGCGGGGTTCCCCTTCGCCAGCCCCGGGGATTTCGCTGCCGTGCAGCGGATCGCCCAGCAGGTGGGTGGCGACAACGGCCCGATCATCTGTGGTCTGGCCCGTGCCTCAAGGGCCGACATCAAGGCCTGCGCCGATGCCGTGGCGCCAGCCCCGCGTCGCCGCATTCACACCTTCATCGCCACCAGCGACATCCACCTCGAGCACAAACTGCGCAAGAGCCGTGCCGATGTGCTCGGCATCGTCCCCGAGATGGTGAGCTACGCCCGCTCTCTTGTGGAGGATGTTGAGTTCTCCTGTGAAGACGCCGGCCGCAGCGATCCGGAGTTCCTTTACGAGGTGATTGAGGCGGCGATTGCCGCGGGTGCCACCACGATCAACATTCCCGACACCGTTGGCTACACCACCCCCTCGGAGTTCGGTGCGCTGATCGCTGGCATCAATCAGCACGTGCCCAACATCGGCGATGCCGTGATCTCGGTGCACGGCCACAACGATCTCGGCCTGGCCGTGGCCAATTTCCTCGAGGCCGTCAAGAACGGCGCCCGTCAGCTCGAATGCACGATCAACGGCATCGGCGAACGGGCCGGCAATGCCTCCCTCGAGGAGTTGGTGATGGCGCTGCACGTTAGGCGTCGTTACTACAACCCCTTCTTTGGCCGGGAGGAGGACAGCCCCACGCCACTCACGGCTGTGCGCACCGAAGAGATCACCAAGACCTCACGGCTGGTCTCCAATCTCACCGGCATGGTGGTGCAGCCCAACAAGGCCATCGTTGGTGCCAATGCCTTCGCCCATGAATCCGGCATCCACCAGGACGGCGTTCTCAAGAATCGGCTCACCTACGAAATCATCGACGCCCAGACGGTGGGCTTGTCCGACAACCGCATCTCCCTTGGCAAGCTGAGCGGCCGCAGTGCCGTTCGCGCTCGACTGGAGGAGCTGGGCTACGACCTCACCCGTGAGGATCTCGATGAGGCCTTTGCCCGCTTCAAGGAACTCGCTGATCGCAAGCGCGAGATCACCGACCGTGATCTGGAGGCGATCGTCAGCGAACAGGTGCAGCAGCCGGAAGCCCGTTTCCAGCTCAAGCTGGTGCAGGTCAGCTGCGGCAGCAGCCTGCGCCCCACCGCCACCGTCACCCTTTCGGATGAAGAGGGCAGTGAAACCACGGGCTCGGCAGTGGGCACCGGTCCGGTGGATGCCGTCTGCCGTGCCTTGAATGATCTGGCGGGTGTGCCCAATGAGTTGATCGAGTTTTCGGTGAAGTCGGTCACCGAGGGCATCGATGCCATGGGCGATGTGACCATTCGCCTGCGCCGCAACGGAGCGCTCTATTCCGGTCACGCTGCCGACACCGATGTGGTGGTGGCGGCGGCCATGGCCTTCGTGAACGCCCTCAATCGCCTGGTGGCCGGTGAGGAGCGCCAGTCATTGCATCCCCAGAAGGATCCTGTTGTTCTGGAGACCCGACCGACGCTCTAG
- a CDS encoding carbohydrate ABC transporter permease, with the protein MRTSTARVVQLVLLILLALLVFTPLLWLVSTSLKGPAEDIFSSPPALLPAQPSLDAYVRLFQDNPLTTYLFNSTVVSGLAVLANLLFCSLAAYPLARLRFAGRGLVLALVVATILIPFQVVMIPLYLLMVQLGLRNTLLALVIPQAATAFGLYLLRQSFLGVPKELEEAARIDGCSRLGEWWNVMIPAAKADLITLAMFVFIGTWSDFLWPLVILDDPSLYTLPLGLQQLSSSFSLDWRIVAAGSVVSILPVLVVFVLLQRFILPNASGDAVKG; encoded by the coding sequence ATGCGCACCTCCACCGCCCGGGTTGTTCAGCTGGTGCTGCTGATTCTTCTAGCGCTGCTGGTGTTCACGCCCTTGCTCTGGTTGGTGAGCACCTCGCTCAAGGGCCCGGCGGAAGACATCTTCAGCAGTCCACCGGCGTTGCTGCCCGCCCAGCCGAGCCTCGATGCCTACGTGCGGCTGTTTCAGGACAATCCCCTCACCACCTATCTGTTCAACAGCACCGTGGTGAGTGGCCTGGCGGTGCTGGCCAACCTGCTGTTCTGCTCCCTGGCCGCCTACCCCCTGGCCCGGCTGCGCTTCGCCGGCCGGGGCCTGGTGCTGGCTCTGGTGGTGGCCACGATCCTGATCCCGTTTCAGGTGGTGATGATTCCGCTGTATCTGCTGATGGTGCAGCTGGGGCTGCGCAACACCCTGCTGGCCCTGGTGATTCCTCAGGCGGCCACAGCCTTTGGCCTTTATCTGCTGCGCCAGAGCTTCCTGGGTGTCCCCAAGGAGCTGGAGGAGGCGGCACGCATCGATGGCTGCAGCCGCCTGGGGGAATGGTGGAACGTGATGATTCCCGCCGCAAAAGCCGATCTCATCACCCTGGCGATGTTCGTGTTCATCGGCACCTGGAGTGATTTCCTCTGGCCGCTGGTGATCCTCGACGACCCGTCCCTCTACACCTTGCCTCTGGGGTTGCAGCAGCTCTCCAGCAGCTTTTCGCTGGATTGGCGGATCGTTGCCGCCGGCTCGGTGGTCTCAATCCTGCCGGTGTTGGTCGTGTTCGTTCTCTTGCAGCGCTTCATCCTGCCCAATGCCAGCGGGGATGCGGTGAAGGGATGA
- a CDS encoding glycoside hydrolase family 57 protein, which produces MTKGAVALVLHAHLPYVRSAQPGSLEEDWFFQALIECYLPLLETLELASADPHQQPKLTIGLSPTLLSLLSDQDLKQRFPAWLNERLDLLPKADPSLRAGAEHLAATIERHRRAWQSCDGDLIQRFAALQRQGVVDLLTCGATHGYLPLLRHHPEAVRGQLRTAVREHQRLVGERPLGIWLPECAYYEGLDRWMRDAGLRYAVLDGHGLLHGRPRPRYGVYAPICSRNGVAFFGRDSDATLPVWSAKDGYPGDPHYREFHRDLGWDLPIEELKPLGLDQPRPLGLKLHRVTDHSAPLDRKYPYEPGVAAERVKEHAADYLQGRRRQLDQLASAMDVSPLLVAPFDAELFGHWWFEGPAFLSQLFQQAPQEGVSFTRLRDVLNNVGQLQLCDPCPSSWGQGGYHDYWLNDSNAWIIPEWEKASAAMVQRCSRGVGSEQAMQWLQQAARELLLAQSSDWSFILRAGTTTELAKERVQRHLGRFWQLMQAIDGTSELPEGWLEEVQADDRLFPLIQPLDWAPLQPAAQPSAPRA; this is translated from the coding sequence GTGACCAAAGGCGCTGTCGCCCTGGTGTTGCATGCCCATCTGCCCTACGTGCGGTCGGCACAACCTGGCTCCCTGGAGGAGGACTGGTTTTTCCAGGCCCTGATCGAGTGTTATCTGCCGCTGCTGGAAACGCTGGAGCTGGCCAGCGCCGACCCCCACCAGCAACCCAAGCTCACCATCGGCCTATCGCCGACGCTGCTTTCTCTGCTGAGCGATCAAGACCTCAAGCAGCGCTTTCCCGCCTGGCTGAACGAACGGCTTGATCTGCTGCCAAAGGCTGACCCGTCCCTGCGCGCAGGCGCCGAACACCTGGCGGCCACGATCGAGCGGCACCGGCGGGCCTGGCAGAGCTGCGACGGCGATCTGATCCAGCGCTTCGCCGCCCTGCAACGCCAGGGGGTGGTGGACCTGCTCACCTGCGGCGCCACCCACGGCTATTTGCCCCTGCTGCGCCATCACCCGGAAGCGGTGCGCGGGCAACTGCGCACGGCGGTGCGGGAACACCAACGCCTCGTGGGCGAACGCCCCTTGGGGATCTGGTTGCCGGAATGCGCCTATTACGAGGGCCTGGATCGCTGGATGCGCGATGCGGGGCTGCGCTACGCCGTGCTGGATGGCCATGGGTTGCTGCACGGCCGGCCCAGACCCCGCTATGGGGTGTACGCCCCGATCTGCAGCCGCAATGGGGTGGCCTTCTTCGGGCGCGACAGTGACGCCACGCTGCCGGTGTGGTCGGCCAAGGACGGCTACCCCGGCGATCCCCACTACCGGGAGTTCCACCGGGATCTGGGTTGGGATCTGCCGATCGAAGAGCTCAAACCCCTGGGGCTCGACCAGCCACGACCGCTCGGTTTGAAGCTGCATCGGGTCACCGACCACAGCGCGCCGTTGGATCGCAAATACCCCTACGAACCGGGGGTGGCGGCTGAACGGGTGAAAGAGCACGCCGCCGATTACCTGCAGGGCCGCCGGCGGCAACTGGATCAGCTCGCCAGTGCCATGGACGTTTCGCCCCTGCTGGTGGCCCCCTTCGATGCCGAACTGTTTGGCCACTGGTGGTTTGAAGGCCCGGCTTTTCTCAGCCAGCTGTTCCAGCAGGCACCTCAGGAAGGGGTGAGCTTCACCCGCCTGCGCGATGTGCTGAACAACGTTGGCCAGCTTCAGCTCTGCGATCCCTGCCCCTCCAGCTGGGGGCAAGGGGGCTATCACGACTACTGGCTGAACGACAGCAACGCCTGGATCATCCCGGAGTGGGAAAAGGCCAGCGCCGCGATGGTGCAGCGCTGCAGCCGCGGCGTGGGCAGCGAGCAGGCGATGCAGTGGCTGCAGCAGGCGGCGCGGGAGCTGTTGCTGGCGCAGTCGTCGGATTGGAGCTTCATCCTGCGGGCCGGCACCACAACCGAACTGGCCAAAGAACGGGTGCAACGCCACCTGGGCCGCTTCTGGCAGTTGATGCAGGCGATCGACGGAACCAGCGAACTACCGGAGGGCTGGCTTGAGGAGGTGCAGGCGGACGACCGCCTGTTCCCGCTGATTCAGCCGTTGGACTGGGCTCCGCTGCAGCCCGCTGCTCAGCCTTCTGCGCCGCGCGCATAG
- a CDS encoding RluA family pseudouridine synthase, translating into MRDPWLMAVDKPAGLLSQPGLGPEQSDSVITRLQQQDQSLRLVHRLDRDTSGVLLLARSADALRRLSALFAERRINKLYQADVEGELHGRGCIASPLARLSRQPPRYGSHPEGRLALTIWRARAAGARSTRLWLRPLTGRSHQLRAHLAELGHPIVGDPIYGDAGRSCRLHLHALALSFCHPFTQERVRLIAQEVPFATEC; encoded by the coding sequence ATGCGGGACCCGTGGCTGATGGCGGTCGACAAGCCCGCCGGCCTGCTGAGCCAACCGGGCCTGGGGCCCGAGCAAAGCGATTCCGTGATCACCCGCCTGCAGCAGCAGGACCAAAGCCTGCGCCTGGTTCACCGCCTGGACCGCGACACCTCGGGGGTGCTGCTCTTGGCCCGAAGCGCTGACGCCCTGCGCCGCCTGAGTGCCCTGTTTGCTGAACGGCGGATCAACAAGCTGTATCAGGCGGATGTGGAGGGGGAGCTCCATGGCCGCGGTTGCATCGCCAGCCCTTTGGCGCGCCTGTCGCGCCAACCGCCGCGCTACGGCAGCCACCCGGAGGGACGTCTGGCGCTGACGATCTGGAGAGCCCGCGCCGCTGGTGCCCGCAGCACGCGGCTCTGGCTGCGTCCGCTCACGGGGCGCTCCCATCAGCTGCGGGCCCATCTGGCTGAATTGGGCCATCCCATCGTGGGCGATCCCATTTACGGGGATGCCGGCCGGTCCTGCCGCTTGCATCTGCATGCCCTGGCCCTGAGCTTTTGCCATCCCTTCACCCAGGAGCGCGTCCGTTTGATCGCGCAGGAGGTTCCCTTTGCCACTGAGTGCTGA
- the crtL gene encoding lycopene beta cyclase, with protein MAEPVDVLVLGGGPAALCITSELNQRGVAVAAIAPDPVDDPWPNTYGIWADELKAVGLEQLLEHRWSNTVSYFGEGGSTAQDQSHAHGIDYGLFDRAALQRYWLERAEGVVFHQDTVQRVDVNGATTNVYCASGTTLQARLVIDASGSRTPHIRRPDQGPVAGQAAYGVVGRFSKPPIEPGRFVLMDYRCDHLSEEQRSEPPTFLYAMDLGDGVFFVEETSLALAPGVPYDVLKQRLQQRLDRRGVEITEVIHEEFCLFPMNLPLPDRSQPVLAFGGAASMVHPASGYMVGSLLRRGPDLAQAISEALANPSLGSAALAHRGWQALWPIELVLRHQLYQFGLGRLMGFNEALLRTHFATFFSLPREEWFGFLTNTLPLPRLMWVMLRLFALSPWELRRGLVLGAAKDQAPRF; from the coding sequence TTGGCTGAGCCGGTGGATGTGCTGGTGCTGGGGGGCGGTCCTGCTGCCCTCTGCATCACTTCGGAACTGAACCAACGGGGTGTGGCTGTTGCGGCCATTGCCCCGGATCCGGTCGACGATCCCTGGCCGAACACCTACGGCATCTGGGCCGATGAACTTAAAGCGGTGGGGCTTGAGCAGCTGCTGGAGCACCGCTGGAGCAACACCGTCAGTTACTTCGGCGAAGGTGGCTCAACGGCTCAAGATCAGAGCCATGCCCACGGGATCGACTACGGCCTGTTCGATCGGGCGGCCCTGCAGCGCTATTGGCTAGAGCGGGCTGAGGGTGTGGTCTTTCATCAAGACACCGTTCAGCGGGTAGACGTGAATGGTGCAACCACCAACGTGTATTGCGCATCAGGAACCACCCTGCAGGCGCGCTTGGTGATTGATGCCTCCGGCTCGCGCACGCCCCATATTCGCCGGCCGGATCAGGGGCCGGTGGCGGGCCAGGCGGCTTACGGCGTGGTTGGGCGTTTCTCCAAACCGCCGATTGAGCCGGGCCGGTTTGTGTTGATGGACTACCGCTGTGATCACCTCAGCGAGGAGCAGCGCAGCGAACCGCCCACGTTTTTGTATGCGATGGATCTGGGCGATGGGGTGTTCTTCGTGGAGGAAACCTCACTCGCCTTGGCGCCAGGGGTCCCCTACGACGTGCTCAAGCAACGGCTGCAGCAGCGCCTGGATCGGCGCGGCGTGGAGATCACCGAGGTGATTCACGAGGAGTTCTGCCTCTTCCCGATGAACCTGCCGCTGCCGGATCGCAGCCAGCCGGTGCTGGCCTTTGGTGGTGCCGCGAGCATGGTGCACCCGGCCTCGGGCTACATGGTGGGATCGCTGCTGCGGCGGGGTCCGGATCTGGCCCAGGCCATCTCCGAAGCCCTCGCTAATCCAAGCCTTGGTTCAGCGGCCTTGGCCCATCGGGGTTGGCAAGCGCTGTGGCCAATCGAATTGGTGCTGCGCCATCAGCTCTATCAATTCGGTTTGGGCCGTTTGATGGGCTTCAACGAAGCGCTGCTGCGCACCCACTTCGCCACCTTCTTCTCATTGCCGCGGGAGGAGTGGTTTGGCTTCCTCACCAACACCCTGCCGTTGCCGCGCTTGATGTGGGTGATGCTGCGTTTGTTTGCCTTATCCCCCTGGGAATTGCGGCGGGGATTGGTGCTGGGGGCGGCGAAGGATCAGGCGCCGCGTTTTTGA
- a CDS encoding Nif11-like leader peptide family natural product precursor: protein MSLEDLDRFLTLRDSDPDLAKALPQPMDLERFLGLAAEHGFALSEADVFAGQQREHHARTAAELQQDQAAESRRLRNFIHG from the coding sequence ATGTCTCTCGAGGATCTGGATCGGTTTCTCACGCTTCGCGACAGCGACCCTGATCTGGCCAAGGCCCTCCCGCAGCCCATGGATCTTGAGCGGTTTCTCGGGCTCGCAGCCGAGCACGGCTTTGCCCTGAGTGAGGCGGATGTCTTCGCGGGACAGCAGCGTGAACACCATGCGCGAACGGCAGCTGAGCTTCAGCAGGATCAAGCCGCCGAATCACGCCGCCTGCGCAATTTCATCCACGGCTGA
- a CDS encoding MTH1187 family thiamine-binding protein, translating to MWVSVDLCVVPIGVGVSLSPYIAACERVIAATGLTHQLGPNGTAIEGPWDEVMDCVRACHAELHGMGAPRLYTTLKLNTRTDRQQSFAEKVTSVEQLLDD from the coding sequence ATGTGGGTCAGTGTTGATCTCTGCGTGGTGCCGATCGGTGTGGGCGTCAGTCTTTCGCCCTACATCGCCGCCTGTGAGCGGGTGATCGCCGCCACGGGGCTGACCCATCAGCTGGGGCCCAATGGCACAGCGATCGAAGGCCCGTGGGACGAGGTGATGGACTGTGTGCGCGCGTGTCATGCCGAGTTGCACGGCATGGGCGCCCCGCGTCTCTACACAACGCTCAAGCTCAACACCCGCACCGATCGGCAGCAGTCGTTTGCTGAGAAGGTCACTTCCGTGGAACAGCTGCTTGACGACTGA
- the gyrA gene encoding DNA gyrase subunit A gives MTDSVGPGGGGPGDSDDRIIQTDLRNEMSRSYLEYAMSVIVGRALPDARDGLKPVHRRILYAMYELGLTSDRPYRKCARVVGEVLGKYHPHGDTAVYDALVRMAQDFSMSMPLIDGHGNFGSVDNDPPAAMRYTESRLRALTTDSLLEDIEAETVDFADNFDGSQQEPTVLPARIPQLLLNGSAGIAVGMATNIPPHNLNELIDGLQALIANPEITDQELIQLIPGPDFPTGGQILGREGIRETYLGGRGSVTMRGVANIETIEAPGRPDRDAVIITELPYQTNKAALIERIAELVNDKKLEGISDIRDESDRDGMRIVVELRRDAYPQVVLNNLFKLTPLQSNFSAYMLALVNGEPILLTLRKMLEVFLDFRVETIERRTRYLLRKAEERDHILLGLLLALDQLDPIIALIRAAPDTATARQQLQDRHGLSDIQADAILQMQLRRLTALEADKIRLEHEDLVTKIADYKDILGRRERVFGIIQSELGQLQERYPTPRRTEILDLGGGLSDIDLIANERSVVLLTETGYLKRMPVSEFEATSRGTRGKAGTRSQGEDAVKLFISCNDHDTLVLFSDRGVSYALPAYRVPQCSRAAKGTPVVQLLPIPREEAITTLIPVSEFSDDTDLVMLTRGGFIKRTRLSAFSNIRSNGLIAINLEEGDALTWVRLAVPGDSVLIGSKAGMTIHFRLSDEELRPLGRTARGVRSMNLRDGDALVSMDVLPVELADQVAASADDEENAASEGPWVLVASASGLGKRVPVTQFRLQKRAGMGLRAMKFRTEADELVGLSVLGAGEELLLVSEKGVIVRTSADAIPQQSRAATGVRLQKLDKGDRLLKVVLVPPEAEDDSADVNESNDTESEAQDS, from the coding sequence ATGACGGATTCTGTGGGGCCTGGCGGCGGCGGTCCCGGCGATTCCGACGATCGGATCATCCAGACGGACCTGCGCAACGAGATGTCGCGCTCCTATTTGGAGTACGCGATGAGCGTGATCGTGGGTCGGGCCCTGCCCGATGCCCGCGATGGCCTCAAGCCGGTGCATCGCCGGATCCTCTACGCGATGTATGAGCTGGGCCTGACCAGCGACAGGCCTTACCGCAAGTGCGCCCGTGTGGTGGGCGAAGTGCTCGGCAAATATCACCCCCACGGCGACACCGCCGTGTACGACGCCCTGGTGCGCATGGCCCAGGACTTCTCCATGTCGATGCCCCTGATCGATGGGCACGGCAACTTCGGTTCGGTGGACAACGACCCACCGGCGGCCATGCGATACACCGAATCGCGGCTGCGTGCGCTCACCACCGACAGCCTCCTGGAGGACATCGAGGCGGAGACCGTTGATTTCGCCGACAACTTTGATGGCTCCCAGCAGGAGCCCACGGTGCTGCCGGCGCGGATACCGCAGCTGCTGCTGAATGGGTCAGCGGGCATCGCTGTGGGGATGGCAACGAACATCCCTCCCCACAACCTCAATGAATTGATCGACGGGTTGCAGGCGCTGATCGCCAATCCAGAGATCACCGATCAGGAGTTGATCCAGCTGATCCCCGGACCGGACTTCCCCACCGGCGGTCAGATCCTGGGGCGCGAAGGCATCCGCGAGACTTACCTGGGTGGCCGCGGCTCGGTGACCATGCGCGGCGTGGCCAACATCGAAACGATCGAGGCACCAGGGCGGCCCGATCGCGATGCGGTGATCATCACCGAGTTGCCGTATCAGACCAACAAGGCCGCGTTGATCGAGCGCATCGCAGAGCTGGTCAACGACAAGAAGCTTGAGGGCATCTCCGACATCCGCGACGAGAGCGACCGCGATGGCATGCGGATCGTGGTGGAGCTGCGCCGCGATGCCTACCCGCAGGTGGTGCTGAACAACCTGTTCAAACTCACCCCGCTGCAGAGCAACTTCAGTGCCTACATGCTGGCGCTGGTGAACGGTGAGCCGATCCTGCTCACCCTGCGCAAGATGCTCGAGGTGTTCCTCGACTTCCGCGTCGAGACGATCGAGCGCCGCACCCGCTACCTGCTGCGCAAGGCGGAAGAGCGTGATCACATCCTGCTGGGCCTGCTGCTGGCCCTTGATCAGCTCGATCCGATCATTGCCTTGATCCGGGCTGCACCCGACACGGCCACGGCACGGCAACAGCTGCAGGATCGCCATGGCCTGTCCGACATCCAGGCCGACGCCATCCTGCAGATGCAGCTGCGTCGCCTCACTGCGCTTGAAGCCGACAAGATCCGGCTCGAGCATGAGGATCTGGTCACCAAGATCGCCGACTACAAGGACATCCTTGGCCGGCGTGAGCGGGTGTTCGGGATCATCCAGAGCGAGCTCGGTCAGCTGCAGGAGCGCTACCCGACGCCCCGCCGCACCGAAATCCTCGACCTCGGCGGTGGCCTGTCTGACATCGACCTGATCGCCAACGAGCGGTCGGTGGTGCTGCTCACCGAGACCGGCTATCTCAAGCGGATGCCGGTGAGTGAATTTGAGGCCACCAGCCGTGGCACCCGCGGCAAGGCCGGCACCCGCAGCCAGGGTGAAGATGCGGTGAAGCTGTTCATCAGCTGCAACGACCACGACACCTTGGTGCTGTTCAGCGACCGCGGTGTGTCGTATGCCCTGCCCGCCTACCGCGTGCCCCAGTGCAGCCGTGCGGCCAAGGGAACGCCGGTGGTGCAGCTGCTGCCAATTCCCCGGGAAGAAGCGATCACCACATTGATTCCGGTGTCGGAATTCAGCGACGACACCGACCTGGTGATGCTCACCCGCGGTGGCTTCATCAAGCGCACCCGCCTTTCGGCCTTCAGCAACATCCGCTCCAATGGCCTGATCGCCATCAACCTGGAGGAAGGCGATGCCCTCACCTGGGTGCGCCTGGCTGTGCCCGGTGACAGCGTCTTGATCGGCTCCAAAGCCGGGATGACCATCCACTTCCGCCTCAGTGATGAGGAATTGCGGCCCCTGGGGCGGACGGCCCGCGGCGTGCGGTCGATGAACCTGCGCGATGGCGATGCCCTGGTGAGCATGGATGTGCTGCCGGTGGAACTCGCCGATCAGGTGGCCGCCAGTGCAGACGATGAAGAGAATGCCGCCAGCGAGGGCCCCTGGGTGCTTGTGGCGTCGGCTTCGGGTCTGGGCAAGCGGGTGCCGGTGACGCAATTCCGTTTGCAGAAGCGGGCCGGCATGGGCCTGCGGGCGATGAAGTTCCGTACCGAAGCCGACGAGCTGGTGGGGCTGAGTGTGCTCGGTGCCGGGGAGGAGCTGCTGCTGGTGAGCGAGAAAGGGGTGATCGTGCGCACCAGCGCCGATGCCATCCCTCAGCAGTCCCGTGCTGCTACGGGGGTGCGTCTGCAGAAGCTCGACAAGGGCGACCGGCTTCTGAAGGTGGTGCTGGTGCCGCCGGAAGCGGAGGACGATTCTGCTGACGTCAACGAGTCCAACGACACTGAATCTGAGGCACAGGACAGCTGA
- a CDS encoding GuaB3 family IMP dehydrogenase-related protein, translating to MDIQLGRSKTVRRAYGIDEIALVPGGRTVDPEVTDTRWTLGGIEREIPIIASAMDGVVDVGMAVRLSQLGALGVLNLEGVQTRYEDPNQVLDRIAAVGKDEFVPLMQEIYSQPVQEALIRKRIQDIKAQGGIAAVSGTPVAAMRFGKAIAEAGADLFFVQATVVSTDHTGPAGQETLDLEALCRDMGVPVVIGNCVTYDVALQLMRAGAAGVMVGIGPGAACTSRGVLGVGIPQATAVADCAAARADYEKESGRYVPIVADGGIVTGGDICKCIACGADAVMIGSPIARAEEAPGRGFHWGMATPSPVLPRGTRINVGNTGSIERILRGPAKLDDGTHNLLGCLKTSMGTLGAQTIKEMQQVEVVVAPSLLTEGKVYQKAQHLGMGK from the coding sequence GTGGACATTCAGCTCGGACGCTCCAAGACCGTTCGCCGGGCCTACGGAATCGATGAAATCGCTCTGGTGCCTGGGGGTCGCACGGTGGATCCCGAGGTCACCGATACCCGTTGGACCCTGGGCGGCATCGAGCGCGAGATCCCGATCATCGCCAGCGCCATGGACGGCGTGGTGGACGTGGGCATGGCCGTTCGCCTGTCCCAACTGGGCGCCCTCGGCGTGTTGAACCTTGAGGGTGTTCAGACCCGCTACGAAGACCCCAACCAGGTGCTGGATCGCATCGCCGCCGTCGGCAAGGACGAGTTCGTCCCGCTGATGCAGGAGATCTACAGCCAGCCGGTTCAGGAGGCGCTGATCCGCAAACGCATCCAGGACATCAAGGCCCAGGGCGGCATTGCAGCCGTCAGTGGCACTCCGGTGGCAGCCATGCGTTTCGGCAAGGCCATCGCCGAAGCCGGAGCCGACCTCTTCTTCGTGCAGGCCACCGTGGTCTCAACGGATCACACCGGTCCTGCAGGCCAGGAGACTCTGGATCTGGAAGCCCTATGCCGCGACATGGGCGTTCCCGTGGTGATCGGCAACTGCGTCACCTACGACGTGGCCCTGCAGCTGATGCGGGCTGGTGCCGCCGGCGTGATGGTGGGCATCGGCCCCGGTGCCGCCTGCACCTCCCGTGGCGTTCTCGGCGTGGGCATTCCCCAGGCCACCGCAGTGGCCGACTGTGCTGCCGCCCGGGCCGACTACGAAAAGGAAAGCGGTCGCTACGTGCCGATCGTTGCCGACGGTGGCATCGTCACCGGCGGTGACATCTGCAAGTGCATCGCCTGTGGCGCCGACGCCGTGATGATCGGTTCTCCCATCGCCCGTGCTGAGGAAGCTCCCGGCCGTGGCTTCCACTGGGGCATGGCCACCCCAAGCCCTGTACTGCCCCGCGGCACCCGCATCAATGTGGGCAACACCGGCAGCATCGAACGCATCCTGCGCGGCCCGGCCAAGTTGGACGACGGCACCCACAACCTGCTGGGCTGCCTGAAGACATCCATGGGCACCCTGGGCGCCCAAACCATCAAAGAGATGCAGCAAGTGGAGGTGGTCGTGGCACCCTCCCTGCTGACGGAAGGCAAGGTCTACCAAAAGGCCCAGCACCTCGGAATGGGCAAGTAA
- a CDS encoding CAAD domain-containing protein, which produces MGPVDEPRPEAETPGSDPTPTPAPTPEPEPTPEPEPAPMPAPTPAPTPAPTADPVIASTVSIPAQESSDGDGGEWELLVGKVKDWLEQNDLAELWTKAQLPLRVVGGLIVFSLVATVYSGVLSTINSIPLVPGLLELAGVIWLVNFALRNLIRNSDRDNFIKSARSTWTRVTGRSS; this is translated from the coding sequence ATGGGTCCTGTCGACGAGCCGCGCCCTGAAGCCGAAACCCCAGGCAGCGACCCCACCCCCACGCCAGCCCCAACGCCGGAACCTGAGCCGACTCCGGAACCTGAGCCAGCCCCAATGCCGGCGCCCACTCCGGCACCGACCCCCGCTCCAACAGCAGACCCGGTGATCGCCTCCACCGTTTCGATCCCTGCTCAGGAGAGCTCCGATGGGGATGGCGGCGAATGGGAGCTGCTGGTGGGCAAGGTGAAGGACTGGCTCGAGCAGAACGATCTGGCTGAGCTCTGGACCAAAGCCCAGCTGCCGCTGCGGGTGGTGGGCGGCCTGATCGTGTTCAGCCTGGTGGCGACGGTTTACTCCGGCGTGCTCAGCACCATCAACAGCATCCCTCTGGTGCCAGGCCTGCTGGAGCTGGCCGGCGTGATCTGGCTGGTGAACTTCGCCCTGCGCAACCTGATCCGCAACAGCGATCGGGACAACTTCATCAAGAGCGCCCGCTCCACCTGGACCCGCGTGACGGGCCGATCGAGCTGA